A stretch of the Gossypium hirsutum isolate 1008001.06 chromosome D07, Gossypium_hirsutum_v2.1, whole genome shotgun sequence genome encodes the following:
- the LOC107954073 gene encoding THO complex subunit 4A, with protein MSSALEMSLDDLIKRSRKSGSGNSRGRGRGSTAGPARRIPNRRANRSAPYTAAKAPETMWQHDMYSDKGSALQGQAGRASAIETGTKLYISNLDYGVSNDDIKELFSEVGDLKRYGIHYDRSGRSKGTAEVVFSRRTDAMAAVKRYNNVQLDGKPMKIEIVGTNIATPTAPSAANGTFGSSNGAPRGGQGRGGGFSRQRGGAGGRGFGRGRGQGKGRGEKVSAEDLDADLEKYHSEAMQTN; from the exons ATGTCAAGTGCTTTAGAGATGTCGCTAGACGATCTCATCAAGCGCAGTCGTAAGTCTGGATCCGGAAACTCCCGGGGTCGAGGCCGTGGATCCACGGCGGGACCCGCGCGCCGCATTCCTAACCGCCGAGCGAACCGCTCCGCACCCTATACCGCTGCTAAG GCGCCGGAGACGATGTGGCAGCACGATATGTATTCGGATAAGGGATCAGCGTTGCAAGGACAAGCAGGTCGGGCCTCCGCAATAGAAACTGGGACGAAGCTTTATATCTCTAATTTAGATTATGGTGTTTCCAATGACGACATCAAG GAGTTATTTTCGGAGGTTGGTGACCTGAAAAGATATGGGATCCATTATGATAGAAGCGGGAGATCGAAG GGAACGGCAGAAGTTGTCTTCTCGAGGCGAACAGATGCTATGGCTGCAGTCAAGAGATACAACAATGTTCAGCTTGATGGGAAGCCGATGAAAATCGAAATTGTGGGAACAAACATTGCTACTCCTACTGCACCTTCAGCTGCTAATGGCACCTTTGGAAGTTCAAATGGAGCCCCTAGAGG TGGCCAAGGCAGGGGTGGAGGATTCAGTAGGCAACGTGGTGGTGCTGGAGGTCGTGGCtttggaagaggccgtggacagGGAAAGGGCCGTGGAGAAAAGGTTTCTGCTGAAGATCTTGACGCTGATCTAGAGAAGTATCATTCTGAAGCAATGCAGACAAACTGA
- the LOC107954074 gene encoding probable histone H2B.1, with protein sequence MAPKAEKKPAEKKPAEKPTEEKKSTVGEKAPAEKKPKAGKKLPKEGPGAGDKKKKKAKKSVETYKIYIFKVLKQVHPDIGISSKAMGIMNSFINDIFEKLAQESSRLARYNKKPTITSREIQTAVRLVLPGELAKHAVSEGTKAVTKFTSS encoded by the coding sequence ATGGCGCCGAAAGCCGAGAAAAAGCCCGCTGAGAAGAAGCCTGCCGAGAAGCCAACGGAGGAGAAAAAGTCCACCGTTGGCGAGAAAGCCCCAGCGGAGAAGAAGCCAAAGGCCGGCAAGAAGCTTCCCAAGGAAGGTCCAGGTGCCGgagataagaagaagaagaaagccaAGAAGAGTGTTGAGACCTACAAGATCTACATCTTCAAGGTCCTGAAGCAAGTCCATCCAGATATCGGTATCTCAAGCAAAGCTATGGGAATCATGAACAGTTTCATCAATGACATCTTCGAGAAACTCGCCCAAGAGTCTTCAAGACTGGCAAGGTACAACAAGAAGCCCACCATCACTTCCAGGGAAATCCAGACCGCTGTTAGACTTGTTCTTCCTGGAGAACTTGCGAAACACGCCGTTTCCGAAGGCACCAAAGCCGTGACCAAATTTACTAGTTCTTGA
- the LOC107954075 gene encoding uncharacterized protein, with the protein MSRWPQLLRALTWTVVLTLMVSIASFVPEMAFVSAVSPSSSFSRSCNSEGFVRIPLDFPREKLCLPAHTVKRSKIDFFVPTIFAALVVAASACVVRSLGLWETETG; encoded by the coding sequence ATGAGCCGGTGGCCTCAATTACTCCGTGCTCTAACCTGGACGGTTGTGTTGACTTTAATGGTAAGCATAGCATCGTTCGTACCAGAGATGGCCTTCGTATCTGCAGTATCCCCATCATCATCCTTCTCGCGCTCCTGCAACAGTGAGGGATTTGTTAGGATTCCTTTGGACTTCCCCAGGGAGAAACTGTGTTTGCCCGCTCATACGGTGAAGAGGTCTAAGATTGATTTCTTTGTGCCTACCATCTTTGCTGCTCTTGTTGTTGCTGCTTCTGCTTGTGTTGTTCGATCTCTGGGCTTATGGGAGACTGAAACTGGTTAA